A genomic segment from Spongiibacter sp. IMCC21906 encodes:
- a CDS encoding 50S ribosomal protein L25/general stress protein Ctc encodes MSSEYVVNAKGRTDVGKGASRRLRREASEVPAIIYGGEKAPQMISIPHKDLVWFLSEEAFFTSVLTLNVDGTQESVVLKDLHRHPAKLQLLHADFMRVNASTKITMQVPLHYMNEDTCVGVKMQGGIITHAANEVEIECLPKDLPEYIEVDMKDVETGQTLHLSDLKLPEGVESIALALGEDHDQAIASVQVPRGGSDSEENDDNAAEADESGDDKEES; translated from the coding sequence ATGTCCAGCGAATACGTAGTTAACGCCAAAGGGCGTACAGATGTAGGGAAAGGTGCGAGCCGCCGCCTACGTCGCGAAGCCTCTGAAGTACCTGCCATTATTTATGGCGGCGAAAAAGCTCCGCAAATGATCAGCATCCCTCACAAAGATCTGGTTTGGTTTTTGAGCGAAGAAGCTTTCTTCACCTCCGTCCTGACATTAAATGTTGATGGCACTCAAGAATCTGTCGTCCTTAAAGATTTGCACCGTCATCCTGCCAAACTGCAACTTTTGCACGCTGACTTTATGCGAGTGAACGCCAGCACCAAGATCACTATGCAAGTGCCCCTGCACTACATGAACGAAGACACCTGTGTCGGCGTTAAAATGCAAGGCGGCATCATCACTCACGCAGCCAACGAAGTTGAAATCGAGTGCCTGCCAAAAGACCTGCCCGAGTACATCGAAGTCGATATGAAAGACGTCGAAACAGGTCAAACGCTGCACCTTTCTGACCTGAAGCTACCAGAAGGCGTTGAGTCTATTGCCTTGGCACTGGGCGAAGATCACGACCAGGCCATCGCCAGCGTACAAGTACCACGCGGCGGTAGCGACAGTGAAGAAAACGATGACAACGCAGCCGAAGCCGACGAAAGCGGCGACGACAAAGAAGAATCCTGA